One genomic segment of candidate division KSB1 bacterium includes these proteins:
- the carA gene encoding glutamine-hydrolyzing carbamoyl-phosphate synthase small subunit: protein MNNNKPALLVLEDGRIFPGKSIGSDGESFGEVVFNTSLSGYQEILTDPSYRGQLVTMTYPHIGNYGVNTDDYESIRPALAGFIVKEYCPHPSNWRSEKALSDFLQEYQIVAIEGVDTRALTRHLRDKGAMKGGISTQDLDPASLIEKVRRFPALEGRDLVKEVTRGDIFIWEEGCKSRWQPASFNLGNCSEAPLTKFRVVVYDFGVKHNILRCLASLNCQLIIVPANTSAEKVLELNPHGVFLSNGPGDPAAVRYAIKNVKKLIGRKPMFGICLGHQILGLAFGGRTFKLKFGHHGANHPVKNLATGKIEITAQNHGFAVDIDSLAHRDIELTHINLNDGTLEGMRHKKLPIFSVQYHPEASPGPHDSLYLFKQFINDMRAEQSKGN from the coding sequence TTGAACAACAACAAACCTGCTTTATTGGTTTTGGAAGACGGCAGGATTTTTCCAGGCAAGTCCATTGGCAGCGATGGGGAGAGTTTTGGGGAGGTCGTATTTAATACCTCTCTATCCGGCTATCAAGAGATCCTTACCGATCCCTCATATCGTGGTCAGCTTGTGACCATGACCTACCCGCATATTGGCAATTATGGCGTAAATACCGATGATTACGAATCCATCCGTCCTGCTTTGGCTGGTTTTATAGTGAAAGAATATTGTCCGCACCCCAGCAATTGGCGATCAGAGAAGGCGTTGAGCGATTTTTTGCAAGAATATCAAATTGTCGCCATCGAGGGAGTGGATACACGAGCATTGACGCGTCATCTGCGCGACAAGGGCGCAATGAAGGGAGGTATCTCCACCCAAGATCTTGATCCAGCCAGTTTGATCGAAAAAGTAAGGCGATTCCCAGCATTGGAGGGACGGGATCTCGTCAAAGAGGTGACCCGAGGTGACATCTTCATCTGGGAAGAAGGGTGTAAATCTCGCTGGCAACCAGCGTCATTCAATTTGGGTAATTGTTCGGAAGCTCCCTTGACTAAATTTCGTGTGGTGGTGTACGATTTTGGGGTCAAGCATAATATCCTGCGCTGTCTCGCCTCGCTCAATTGTCAATTGATCATTGTTCCAGCCAATACATCCGCGGAAAAAGTGCTTGAGCTCAATCCGCATGGCGTTTTTCTCTCCAATGGGCCAGGCGATCCAGCAGCGGTGCGTTATGCCATCAAAAACGTCAAAAAACTTATTGGTCGGAAGCCCATGTTTGGCATATGCCTGGGGCATCAGATCCTTGGGCTTGCTTTTGGTGGTCGGACCTTCAAACTGAAATTCGGTCATCATGGGGCAAACCATCCAGTAAAAAATCTCGCCACTGGGAAAATCGAAATAACTGCCCAAAACCACGGCTTCGCAGTCGATATCGATTCGCTGGCGCATCGCGATATTGAACTGACTCATATCAATTTGAACGATGGGACGCTCGAAGGCATGCGCCACAAGAAACTCCCTATTTTCTCGGTTCAGTATCATCCTGAAGCATCGCCGGGACCGCATGATTCGCTGTATTTGTTCAAACAATTTATTAACGATATGCGGGCTGAACAGTCAAAAGGCAATTGA